One segment of Onychomys torridus chromosome 3, mOncTor1.1, whole genome shotgun sequence DNA contains the following:
- the Tomm7 gene encoding mitochondrial import receptor subunit TOM7 homolog produces MVKLSKEAKQRLQQLFKGGQFAIRWGFIPLVIYLGFTRGADPGMPEPSVLRYCS; encoded by the exons ATGGTGAAGCTGAGCAAAGAAGCCAAACAGAGGCTGCAGCAGCTCTTCAAGGGCGGCCAGTTTGCCATCCGCTGGGGCTTTATTCCTCTCGTGATTTACCTGG GATTTACGAGGGGTGCAGATCCTGGAATGCCTGAGCCATCAGTTTTAAGGTATTGCTCTTGA